caacatgtgagccattcctgacaccgaacgaacgttgcgtcacgtccgggcagcgtttcgggttcttttcgccggcaaaatcctagtaaatgcatcgagtgtcggaaatcaatgagaattggcatgcatgatgtccatggtcatcccattgcgtgaaaaaaatttggggccatttggttgagtccagaaaaacaacgtccttcgggctccccctatggcagacccgaatgatggtgattgcacatgtgctatgtgctggcctgcatgaaatgacaccaaactttggcaccatgtgaggatacccaatgtaggcccccatgcaacatgtgagccattcctgacaccgaacgaacgttgcgtcacgtccgggcaacgtttcgggttcttttcgccgacaaaatcctagtaaatgcatcgagtgtcggaaatcgatgagaattggcatgcatgatgtccatggtcatcccattgtgTGAAATTTTTTGGGGGCCATTTGGTTGAGTTGAAATAATTATTTGATATCAAAATTTTCTAatatgaaaaagaaaagaaaaaaagtacATGAAACGAGCCCCTCATCGCTCAAAGAGAGGAGCAGCTGCGATTTGTTACACAATTCCCGGATCGGAATCTACAAAAAAACTCGAGCGTGGGAAGCCTATCCCTTTAATTTAGGAGCACGTACTGCCTCTCCTCAACTAAGGAAGGCAAAGATCACGGGCGTTCTATCCCTGGTGGTTACGACGACCTAGGAGATCCTCCTCCTCCTATTTAGTCTCGGCATCGTCTTTCATGTCGTCTACGACGGCTCCTACCGCCGAGTCGATGACAGCTGCGTCCCTAGCATCGGCCCAACCCCAGCAAGATCGTCGAGAACATCCAGGTCGTCAGCGCGTGCTGGCCGTCGTGGACGAACTGCGTCCACGTTACAACGCCGACAACTTCCATCTTCATCGAGCGATCCAGTATGTTGGCAACCGTACCGCATCCATGATGCTTTTCTTTGTGCGTGTGTTAGATTCGATAGGACTAAGATTAATTAGCGCATAATCTTCGCATTACATCTGTTGGAGTAGATGTTTTTTGTTTGTGCGTGTATTAGATTAGATAGGCCTATGACACTAGATTTGTTTGTGCGTGTATTTGATTAGATAGCCCTACGATTGCAAATTAGTTTCTGCATGTTGTTTGTTGTCTTTCACTTGTAGGTTGGATTGATGAATAAACAACAATTTTTTATCAGTGTTAGTTATAGCATAGTCACTTTAAGTTATAGCAATGCCCTAAGACATGCATGTTGCAACTATGAGACGCCGACTAATATTGTATGTGATGCACATTTGTTTGATGCGTGTTCCAGTATGCATAATTTCGTTTTGTTCTTTTCAATTTACTGTTAATTAGGCACTGTCACCGATTCTTATATCTATTTGTATAGTAccatatgaaaataaatgattaGATAAATTATATTGCTTTTTATTATGAAACTAATTGGTTAAATAAGTACTTGTTAAACTGTCATTTTATGTGCTGCACGTGTCTCTGCTGAATGTTTCAGTATGAATAAATTATGTTGTATAGTTTTCTTTCTACTGTGGGATAGTGTATTCCATTATTATGTTTTATGCAACAATATGTTAGGAAAAAAGTTGATTACATAATTTATGGTACTATAACCAAGTATATTTTTTAACAGGATGGATGAACTCAACGGAGAAATTGTTTGCGCCGTAGAAAAATGGTGCAAACTTATTGCCGGTCTATCTTCCGGTCAACGGGCCGCACTTGCCGAAACACCACTCCGTAGCATGCTTCAGATACCTTCGCTGAAGATGCGTACACTGTTGATCCAGTACATGGTTGAGATATTTCATCCTAGCAAGGGCAGATTCATTGTACAAGACTTGGTTGGCGAAGTGTCTCTTGGTGCCGTGGATGTTGAGTGCATCTTGGCCTTGGAGAACCATGGACTGTCGGCAGAAGGTATTCTCGGTGAGGAAGGTGAGGATGTTAAAGATCGAGTGCCGCCTCAATTCCTGAGCAAGACCACAGGTAACATAGTCATCGATGATCTGATTGTGGACATCACAAAAAATAAATCTGCCGACGACGATTTCCTTCGGAGAGTTGTCCTCGTGTTGCTTGGAACAGTTCTTGCTCCCATGTCGAGCAAGACTGTACCAAAGCAATATTACGCATTGGTGGACGACGTGAAGCGTATATCCAAGATTAATTGGAATGCATTCACCCTCCGGGTTCTGCTAGACTGCCTTCGCAACGTGAGGAAAGGCAAACACCTCCGCCAATGGCCGAGAGGGAACTTAGCTCTCCTGCAGGTACACCTTTCAGACTTGTACCATTGCAAAAAAATATGATTGCTAATTTACCTGCTGTATAGTACTAATTGTAATTTTTCATATTCATGCAGTACCTGTACTGGGAGAAGGTTCAGCCTCTGGAAGGTGAATGCGCATTCAATCCTAGCTTGTCCATGGAACCTCTAATGAGGAATTGGACTGAAGCTGCAGCCGCAAGGAGAGACAAGTTTGATTATGACCAAGGCCGTGGCCGTGGTAACATCAAGGTAATTCATTACGTTGGGTACTTCTTAACTTTTATATAACATAATTAGTTGTATTAATATTTTTATTGATCACATAAACTTGTATTTCACATGCAGATTGAAGACAACATAACCAAGGAGTATAGGGCGCAGGAGCGCAAAGTACCCGAACCAGAAAAGCCAAAAATGAAGCCCGCCGTTGGTGCGGCAAAGAAGTCCAAGTTAGCCTCAAACGCGGACGAGATGATGAACCTCATCATGAAGCGGTGTATGGATTACATACGCAGCCAAATGAAGGAAATACCAGAACAAGTAGCCGAGGTGACACACCCTTAATTCTATGTTTACAACATTTTTGAAGTTGCAAAACCGTGCCGacattaattaatattttttatGTAATGCAGAGATTGTTAGAGAAGTTGAACCAAAATGGTGTGATGTACAAGCCAGCGGCTGCTGCGGCTTCCGGCAACAACGATGCCGACCTAGAAGTGGATTCCTTTGAGAATAGTCCGCCAGAAAAAAAAAGAATTCATGTACAAGGATGACTCTGACGGTCTAGAGCCGGTGATTGATTTGACACAGCCTGACGAGCCTGTTGTAAACCAGAACAACGATGATGAGGAAGTATGTTTTCATTTATTTGTCTTCATTGATCTCAATTATGCATCTTCATTTTTGTTAACTGAACCTATCACATTATTTTTTTGTTAACTAGAAAACACCTGCCAAGTTAAATGTTGACAAGACAGCGAAGCCTACTGATGAGTGCGGCGCAACACCGGAGAACCCTTGGATTGTAGGTAATTCTCCTCGAGCAGAATCGTCCAACATTGACATTTCTGCAAGTTCTATCGACAGGATGGTGGGTAAGAGCAAGGGGAAAAAGTCTGCAGCAACCGCAAAAGAAGACGATGTTATATCCGGGAAGCGCCGACGGACTGTTCCcaagaaatttgaatcccccTTTAAACTTGACAAGCCCGGCAAGCGAAGCGCTCGCGGTACTAAGCCATCTGGCAACACTACCGCAACTAGAGGTACCGTTAGTAGCTATCTTAGTGCTTAATTTACTACCATTTCATGTACTCACCGTTCGTGACGTTCGTAATTTATCATGCAGCTCTGTTTAGTGACAATGACATGGAAGGCTCTGTTAAGGACGATTTGACACCGGAACTCATCGATGCTGCTGTTGCGTTTGTGGAGGCAGCTGCTCGGTCTGAGAAGAATATGACAAAAAGAGTTTACTACAATGAACGTGGCACCTCTGTGACTGTGGAGAGTATACGACCGGTACTTGAGCATACATGGCTGGCGGATGACGTAAGATTTATTACCATGTCCTGCTATTTAAGTGCATAATCTAGGTGTCACCTATGAAAATAAAATGTTCTATTATTTTACGCAGATTATCGATGCTTATCAGACACATTTGGCTCTGCGCGTTGGTCATGATCGGCACCTCTGTCCAGCCTGGAGGTCCAAATACCTTGTTGATCGTGCTAAGGCACGAG
The sequence above is a segment of the Aegilops tauschii subsp. strangulata cultivar AL8/78 chromosome 6, Aet v6.0, whole genome shotgun sequence genome. Coding sequences within it:
- the LOC123493687 gene encoding uncharacterized protein, with product MRTLLIQYMVEIFHPSKGRFIVQDLVGEVSLGAVDVECILALENHGLSAEGILGEEGEDVKDRVPPQFLSKTTGNIVIDDLIVDITKNKSADDDFLRRVVLVLLGTVLAPMSSKTVPKQYYALVDDVKRISKINWNAFTLRVLLDCLRNVRKGKHLRQWPRGNLALLQYLYWEKVQPLEGECAFNPSLSMEPLMRNWTEAAAARRDKFDYDQGRGRGNIKIEDNITKEYRAQERKVPEPEKPKMKPAVGAAKKSKLASNADEMMNLIMKRCMDYIRSQMKEIPEQVAERLLEKLNQNGVMYKPAAAAASGNNDADLEPDEPVVNQNNDDEEKTPAKLNVDKTAKPTDECGATPENPWIVGNSPRAESSNIDISASSIDRMVGKSKGKKSAATAKEDDVISGKRRRTVPKKFESPFKLDKPGKRSARALFSDNDMEGSVKDDLTPELIDAAVAFVEAAARSEKNMTKRVYYNERGTSVTVESIRPIIDAYQTHLALRVGHDRHLCPAWRSKYLVDRAKARDNPKPSKYNMDSALSRAGAVRRVLDEYTVRDKSFIPLNVGNTHWITMVMHNRKKEFRVFDLLYPLEFSLDTVKALRLAIAIDMEEANRITPGKYPDVTKWPIIPQIDMPLQKDGNSCGLFVIEVMEHWDGDRWTADFTQGTVNARRRRLIAELVLSPTNTLECVKNKIRDIAKKSKA